The proteins below are encoded in one region of Ricinus communis isolate WT05 ecotype wild-type chromosome 6, ASM1957865v1, whole genome shotgun sequence:
- the LOC8263371 gene encoding uncharacterized protein LOC8263371 isoform X4 yields MVEVMGSDICVESVDGVCIRDSGDDDGGNSSLNAAGSQGGSGERGSEEELKHLGSGGGEACDSDSKASLDSGVEALNLGTEHEVGKSSGFAESKEEGQLEEGETTIGEVSNVVRDDTAYDSTSRRVGGGDSLDMRLGSAVEGSTSEEIPVVAENLAVATGEESLEGVGMEDINPQEIRLSENETQDQRVENGVGSSSSTFQGGGGGEDPGMRLGSAVEGSTSEEIPVVARNLAVATGEGRLEGGLGTEDANSQEIRLSENETQDQRVENGLGSSSSTLQGVGTGDSLDMRLGNSVEASTNEDIAVVADILIVAAGKKSLEGGLGTEDVHSQDIRLSENETQDQRVENGVGDSIAVIGSSAGEQVVIAVEKSESAQESVDHAKETNGRGADAFQESETQKTGVLQDEVWKPGIETTGAPSSAVMEDSSTDTQVVEEETAGMADNKNLNPKIEATMEETHDNDAVKGVTPNSEKDSVSTEKDAILNATSNLLDGQAQISVDGKNASLDNEEVGSPGIEGMDTDAFNENFYFSVEELQATFETANGSTENHYDAFADMQSSQQPNQVVVGGEILATEDKMLLNSIKDNLITADCLDQRVSHCSAQGHSDVEPESAEQAGIQKEQGKIETSNGSTINRSNMSLDSTTSCQPAQAVVDDEVTEMDVKVHSDPNSKGLVHMQLDVMLSSSGNNRLLETEADHEKGDIQTTSTCKGKVLTSSAKVSEPVETDQELKLENCLDKSAVCDPAEGNSSMGYLMDDQEQITQVEELGGEEKKVTEQHSKAASVGASTETDSKLLDGGQIVVVNNDMTVASNTELAVPAEGKQHLMTEEGLDESACNDVFDIESDLGKETAAQEHIEEDQQLKFEEGLDETASHDVFDIESDMGKLTAAQEHVEEDQHLKFEEGLEENASHDVFDIESDIGRQTADQEHDAEVQQIALHEGQEIEAEQPKTTDDKQEAALPPENTVKAYQATYQLPPDDEGEFSVSDLVWGKVRSHPWWPGQIFDPSDASEKAMKYYKRDCFLVAYFGDRTFAWNEASLLKPFRSNFSLVEKQSNSEIFQNAVDCALEEVSRRVEFGLACSCLPRNMYDKIKFQIVENAGIRQESSVRDSVDESLHADVFGPDKLVEYMKALGQSPAGGADRLELVIAKSQLLSFYRLKGYSQLPEFQFCGGLLENADTLPVEDEVTEGASALYKDDGQSSSGQEILQTQRSSYHKRKHNLKDTIYPRKKERSLSELMDDSWDSVDDEIGADGKPSNKLLSPSSGKKRRGSDSFADDAAMIEGRKTISLAKVSTPVTLPKPSFKIGECIRRVASQMTGSPSILRPNSQKPDGGSDGLVGDGSDILIQHSEDLEMRRMNVPTEYSSLDELLSQLLLAARDPLKGYSFLTVIISFFSDFRNTVIMEKHHDKVGGKRRPALPSISGSPETFEFEDMNDTYWTDRVIHNGSEEQPPRKSRKRDTHLVSVNLDKPLNRSNSRKRYSDGNGGLSSEKPVGYSDENAPAELVMHFPVVDSVPSETSLNKMFRRFGPLKEYETETDKDTNRARVVFKKCSDAEAAYGSAPKFNIFGSTLVNYQLNYTISVPFKTQPVATLPGEEDETLFLQF; encoded by the coding sequence atggtTGAGGTCATGGGTTCTGATATATGTGTTGAATCTGTTGATGGTGTTTGCATACGTGATTCTGGTGATGATGATGGAGGAAATTCAAGTCTGAATGCAGCTGGTAGTCAGGGAGGGTCAGGTGAGCGGGGATCAGAGGAAGAGTTGAAACATTTGGGTAGTGGAGGAGGTGAGGCTTGTGATTCTGATTCCAAGGCCTCTTTGGATTCAGGCGTGGAGGCATTGAATTTGGGAACTGAACATGAAGTTGGAAAGTCTTCTGGGTTTGCGGAATCTAAAGAAGAAGGGCAATTAGAGGAGGGTGAGACAACCATTGGGGAGGTCAGCAATGTTGTTAGGGATGACACTGCCTATGATAGCACTTCGCGGAGAGTTGGAGGTGGGGACAGCCTGGATATGAGACTTGGAAGTGCAGTTGAAGGTTCCACTAGTGAGGAAATCCCAGTTGTGGCTGAGAATTTGGCTGTAGCTACAGGGGAGGAAAGTTTAGAGGGAGTAGGGATGGAGGATATAAATCCTCAGGAAATTAGACTATCAGAGAATGAAACACAGGATCAAAGAGTTGAAAATGGTGTAGGAAGTTCAAGTAGCACTTTTCAGGGAGGTGGGGGTGGGGAAGACCCGGGTATGAGACTTGGAAGTGCAGTTGAAGGTTCCACTAGTGAGGAAATCCCAGTTGTGGCTAGGAATTTGGCTGTAGCTACAGGGGAGGGACGTTTAGAGGGAGGATTGGGGACGGAGGATGCAAATTCTCAGGAAATTAGACTATCAGAGAATGAAACACAGGATCAAAGAGTTGAAAATGGTTTAGGAAGTTCAAGTAGCACTTTGCAGGGAGTTGGGACAGGGGACAGCCTGGATATGAGACTTGGAAATTCAGTTGAAGCTTCCACTAATGAGGATATCGCAGTTGTGGCTGACATATTGATTGTAGCTGCAGGGAAGAAAAGTTTAGAGGGTGGATTGGGGACGGAGGATGTACATTCTCAGGATATTAGACTATCAGAGAATGAAACACAGGATCAAAGAGTTGAAAATGGTGTAGGAGATTCTATAGCAGTTATAGGTTCTTCAGCAGGTGAGCAAGTTGTTATTGCTGTTGAGAAATCTGAATCAGCTCAGGAGTCTGTAGATCATGCTAAGGAAACCAATGGCAGGGGGGCAGATGCATTTCAAGAGTCAGAGACGCAAAAGACTGGGGTTTTGCAGGATGAGGTTTGGAAACCAGGAATTGAAACTACAGGTGCACCTTCTTCAGCTGTCATGGAAGATTCAAGCACTGATACCCAAGTTGTTGAGGAGGAAACTGCAGGGATGGccgataataaaaatttgaatccCAAAATTGAAGCAACTATGGAGGAGACTCATGACAATGATGCTGTGAAGGGGGTTACACCCAATTCTGAAAAGGATTCAGTTTCAACAGAAAAAGATGCCATTCTAAATGCAACCTCCAATCTTTTAGATGGGCAAGCACAAATTTCTGTTGATGGAAAAAATGCATCATTGGACAATGAAGAGGTTGGAAGTCCTGGAATTGAAGGTATGGACACTGAtgcttttaatgaaaatttttatttttcagtgGAAGAACTGCAGGCAACTTTCGAGACAGCCAATGGAAGCACTGAAAATCACTATGATGCATTTGCAGATATGCAATCCTCGCAACAACCAAATCAGGTAGTTGTTGGAGGTGAAATTCTGGCAACAGAGGACAAGATGCTTCTGAATtctataaaagataatttaataaCTGCAGACTGCTTAGACCAGAGAGTGTCTCATTGTTCTGCTCAGGGTCATTCAGATGTAGAGCCAGAAAGTGCTGAACAAGCTGGTATACAGAAGGAGCAAGGTAAGATTGAGACCTCTAATGGTAGCACTATAAATCGCAGTAACATGTCTTTAGATTCCACAACTTCATGTCAGCCAGCTCAAGCAGttgttgatgatgaagttACAGAAATGGATGTTAAGGTTCATTCAGATCCTAATTCTAAGGGTCTAGTTCACATGCAATTGGATGTAATGTTATCTTCCTCAGGAAACAACCGGCTGTTAGAGACTGAGGCAGACCATGAAAAAGGGGATATCCAAACCACTTCAACGTGCAAGGGTAAGGTTCTAACTTCTTCTGCCAAGGTTTCAGAGCCTGTTGAAACAGACCAAGAGTTGAAGCTGGAAAATTGTTTAGATAAGAGTGCAGTTTGTGATCCTGCCGAAGGTAATTCAAGTATGGGGTACCTGATGGATGACCAAGAACAAATTACTCAAGTTGAAGAGCTTGGaggagaagagaaaaaggttACAGAACAACACTCAAAGGCTGCAAGTGTTGGTGCAAGCACAGAAACTGATTCCAAATTACTGGATGGAGGGCAAATTGTTGTAGTGAATAATGACATGACTGTGGCTTCCAATACTGAACTTGCGGTGCCTGCTGAAGGGAAGCAACATCTGATGACTGAAGAAGGATTGGATGAAAGTGCATGTAATGATGTATTTGATATTGAATCAGATCTGGGAAAAGAAACAGCAGCCCAAGAGCATATTGAAGAGGACCAACAGCTGAAGTTTGAAGAAGGGTTGGATGAAACTGCAAGTCATGATGTATTTGATATTGAATCAGATATGGGAAAACTAACAGCAGCCCAAGAACATGTTGAAGAGGATCAACATCTAAAGTTTGAAGAAGGGTTGGAAGAAAATGCTAGTCATGATGTATTTGATATTGAATCAGATATTGGAAGACAAACAGCAGACCAAGAACATGATGCAGAGGTCCAACAGATTGCCTTGCATGAAGGGCAAGAAATTGAAGCTGAACAGCCAAAGACCACTGATGATAAGCAAGAAGCAGCTCTACCTCCTGAAAACACAGTAAAAGCATATCAAGCTACTTATCAGCTACCGCCAGATGATGAAGGTGAGTTCAGTGTATCTGATTTGGTATGGGGTAAAGTGAGAAGCCATCCATGGTGGCCTGGACAGATTTTTGATCCTTCAGATGCCTCTGAGAAGGCaatgaaatattataaaaggGATTGCTTTTTGGTAGCATATTTTGGGGATCGAACATTTGCATGGAATGAGGCATCTCTGCTAAAACCTTTCAGGTCAAACTTCTCTCTGGTTGAGAAGCAGAGCAATTCAGAAATATTCCAAAATGCTGTTGATTGTGCTTTGGAAGAAGTATCAAGAAGGGTAGAGTTTGGATTGGCTTGCTCATGCCTGCCAAGAAACATGTatgacaaaattaaatttcagatAGTAGAAAATGCTGGAATCCGCCAAGAATCTAGTGTAAGAGATAGTGTGGACGAATCCTTGCATGCTGATGTATTTGGACCTGATAAATTAGTGGAGTATATGAAAGCATTAGGACAATCTCCAGCTGGTGGGGCTGATCGACTGGAGCTTGTCATTGCCAAATCTCAGTTGCTTTCATTTTATCGCTTGAAGGGTTATTCTCAACTGCCTGAATTTCAATTTTGTGGAGGATTGTTAGAGAATGCGGACACATTACCTGTTGAGGATGAAGTGACTGAGGGTGCATCTGCTCTTTACAAGGATGATGGGCAAAGTTCATCTGGTCAGGAAATTTTACAGACTCAAAGAAGCTCTTATCACAAACGGAAGCATAATTTGAAGGATACTATCTATCCTaggaagaaagagagaagcTTGTCTGAATTAATGGATGACTCATGGGATTCTGTAGATGATGAAATTGGTGCTGATGGGAAACCTAGTAATAAGTTACTTTCACCGTCTTCTGGGAAGAAGCGGAGGGGCTCTGATTCCTTTGCTGATGATGCAGCTATGATAGAAGGGAGGAAAACTATCTCCCTTGCAAAAGTGTCCACTCCTGTTACTCTTCCTAAACCTTCCTTCAAGATTGGTGAATGCATTCGTAGAGTTGCGAGCCAGATGACTGGGTCTCCCTCTATATTGAGGCCCAATAGCCAAAAGCCAGATGGAGGCAGTGATGGACTTGTTGGTGATGGATCTGACATATTGATCCAGCATTCTGAGGATCTTGAGATGAGGAGAATGAATGTTCCGACAGAATACTCGTCATTAGATGAATTGCTATCACAGCTTCTCTTGGCTGCTCGAGATCCTTTGAAAGGATATAGTTTCTTGACTGTCATCATTAGTTTTTTCTCGGATTTCCGGAACACAGTGATTATGGAGAAGCATCATGATAAAGTAGGTGGTAAAAGGAGACCAGCATTACCGTCCATTAGTGGTTCTCCTGAAACATTCGAATTTGAGGATATGAATGACACTTATTGGACAGACCGGGTTATTCATAATGGTTCAGAAGAGCAACCACCACGAAAAAGTAGAAAGCGGGATACCCATCTTGTGTCCGTGAACCTGGATAAGCCCCTTAACAGGTCAAATTCTAGGAAGCGTTATTCTGATGGTAATGGTGGTCTGTCATCAGAGAAACCAGTTGGTTATTCGGATGAGAATGCACCAGCTGAACTAGTAATGCATTTTCCTGTGGTGGATTCTGTTCCTTCAGAAACATCCCTCAATAAGATGTTTAGGCGCTTTGGGCCTTTAAAAGAGTATGAGACAGAAACAGATAAGGATACCAACCGTGCCAGAGTTGTTTTCAAGAAGTGTTCAGATGCAGAAGCCGCTTATGGAAGTGCTCCAAAGTTCAACATTTTTGGTTCAACTCTTGTAAATTACCAGCTTAACTATACTATATCTGTGCCATTCAAAACTCAGCCAGTGGCCACACTCCCAGGAGAGGAAGATGAAACACTATTTCTACAGTTTTGA
- the LOC8263371 gene encoding uncharacterized protein LOC8263371 isoform X1, which yields MDEDKDEDVSGSTAIESCEETVCDQVASGDSEKTGVLEPVASEAQVQDSGAGAVSGSDSRSGEGVVAEEGGSYNEKEIMVEVMGSDICVESVDGVCIRDSGDDDGGNSSLNAAGSQGGSGERGSEEELKHLGSGGGEACDSDSKASLDSGVEALNLGTEHEVGKSSGFAESKEEGQLEEGETTIGEVSNVVRDDTAYDSTSRRVGGGDSLDMRLGSAVEGSTSEEIPVVAENLAVATGEESLEGVGMEDINPQEIRLSENETQDQRVENGVGSSSSTFQGGGGGEDPGMRLGSAVEGSTSEEIPVVARNLAVATGEGRLEGGLGTEDANSQEIRLSENETQDQRVENGLGSSSSTLQGVGTGDSLDMRLGNSVEASTNEDIAVVADILIVAAGKKSLEGGLGTEDVHSQDIRLSENETQDQRVENGVGDSIAVIGSSAGEQVVIAVEKSESAQESVDHAKETNGRGADAFQESETQKTGVLQDEVWKPGIETTGAPSSAVMEDSSTDTQVVEEETAGMADNKNLNPKIEATMEETHDNDAVKGVTPNSEKDSVSTEKDAILNATSNLLDGQAQISVDGKNASLDNEEVGSPGIEGMDTDAFNENFYFSVEELQATFETANGSTENHYDAFADMQSSQQPNQVVVGGEILATEDKMLLNSIKDNLITADCLDQRVSHCSAQGHSDVEPESAEQAGIQKEQGKIETSNGSTINRSNMSLDSTTSCQPAQAVVDDEVTEMDVKVHSDPNSKGLVHMQLDVMLSSSGNNRLLETEADHEKGDIQTTSTCKGKVLTSSAKVSEPVETDQELKLENCLDKSAVCDPAEGNSSMGYLMDDQEQITQVEELGGEEKKVTEQHSKAASVGASTETDSKLLDGGQIVVVNNDMTVASNTELAVPAEGKQHLMTEEGLDESACNDVFDIESDLGKETAAQEHIEEDQQLKFEEGLDETASHDVFDIESDMGKLTAAQEHVEEDQHLKFEEGLEENASHDVFDIESDIGRQTADQEHDAEVQQIALHEGQEIEAEQPKTTDDKQEAALPPENTVKAYQATYQLPPDDEGEFSVSDLVWGKVRSHPWWPGQIFDPSDASEKAMKYYKRDCFLVAYFGDRTFAWNEASLLKPFRSNFSLVEKQSNSEIFQNAVDCALEEVSRRVEFGLACSCLPRNMYDKIKFQIVENAGIRQESSVRDSVDESLHADVFGPDKLVEYMKALGQSPAGGADRLELVIAKSQLLSFYRLKGYSQLPEFQFCGGLLENADTLPVEDEVTEGASALYKDDGQSSSGQEILQTQRSSYHKRKHNLKDTIYPRKKERSLSELMDDSWDSVDDEIGADGKPSNKLLSPSSGKKRRGSDSFADDAAMIEGRKTISLAKVSTPVTLPKPSFKIGECIRRVASQMTGSPSILRPNSQKPDGGSDGLVGDGSDILIQHSEDLEMRRMNVPTEYSSLDELLSQLLLAARDPLKGYSFLTVIISFFSDFRNTVIMEKHHDKVGGKRRPALPSISGSPETFEFEDMNDTYWTDRVIHNGSEEQPPRKSRKRDTHLVSVNLDKPLNRSNSRKRYSDGNGGLSSEKPVGYSDENAPAELVMHFPVVDSVPSETSLNKMFRRFGPLKEYETETDKDTNRARVVFKKCSDAEAAYGSAPKFNIFGSTLVNYQLNYTISVPFKTQPVATLPGEEDETLFLQF from the coding sequence ATGGATGAAGACAAGGATGAGGATGTTTCTGGTAGTACTGCTATTGAATCATGTGAAGAGACAGTATGTGATCAAGTAGCCAGTGGAGATAGTGAGAAAACCGGAGTTCTTGAGCCTGTTGCTAGTGAGGCTCAGGTTCAAGATTCAGGTGCAGGTGCAGTTTCAGGTTCAGATTCAAGGTCAGGTGAGGGGGTCGTAGCAGAAGAAGGTGGGTCTtacaatgaaaaagaaataatggtTGAGGTCATGGGTTCTGATATATGTGTTGAATCTGTTGATGGTGTTTGCATACGTGATTCTGGTGATGATGATGGAGGAAATTCAAGTCTGAATGCAGCTGGTAGTCAGGGAGGGTCAGGTGAGCGGGGATCAGAGGAAGAGTTGAAACATTTGGGTAGTGGAGGAGGTGAGGCTTGTGATTCTGATTCCAAGGCCTCTTTGGATTCAGGCGTGGAGGCATTGAATTTGGGAACTGAACATGAAGTTGGAAAGTCTTCTGGGTTTGCGGAATCTAAAGAAGAAGGGCAATTAGAGGAGGGTGAGACAACCATTGGGGAGGTCAGCAATGTTGTTAGGGATGACACTGCCTATGATAGCACTTCGCGGAGAGTTGGAGGTGGGGACAGCCTGGATATGAGACTTGGAAGTGCAGTTGAAGGTTCCACTAGTGAGGAAATCCCAGTTGTGGCTGAGAATTTGGCTGTAGCTACAGGGGAGGAAAGTTTAGAGGGAGTAGGGATGGAGGATATAAATCCTCAGGAAATTAGACTATCAGAGAATGAAACACAGGATCAAAGAGTTGAAAATGGTGTAGGAAGTTCAAGTAGCACTTTTCAGGGAGGTGGGGGTGGGGAAGACCCGGGTATGAGACTTGGAAGTGCAGTTGAAGGTTCCACTAGTGAGGAAATCCCAGTTGTGGCTAGGAATTTGGCTGTAGCTACAGGGGAGGGACGTTTAGAGGGAGGATTGGGGACGGAGGATGCAAATTCTCAGGAAATTAGACTATCAGAGAATGAAACACAGGATCAAAGAGTTGAAAATGGTTTAGGAAGTTCAAGTAGCACTTTGCAGGGAGTTGGGACAGGGGACAGCCTGGATATGAGACTTGGAAATTCAGTTGAAGCTTCCACTAATGAGGATATCGCAGTTGTGGCTGACATATTGATTGTAGCTGCAGGGAAGAAAAGTTTAGAGGGTGGATTGGGGACGGAGGATGTACATTCTCAGGATATTAGACTATCAGAGAATGAAACACAGGATCAAAGAGTTGAAAATGGTGTAGGAGATTCTATAGCAGTTATAGGTTCTTCAGCAGGTGAGCAAGTTGTTATTGCTGTTGAGAAATCTGAATCAGCTCAGGAGTCTGTAGATCATGCTAAGGAAACCAATGGCAGGGGGGCAGATGCATTTCAAGAGTCAGAGACGCAAAAGACTGGGGTTTTGCAGGATGAGGTTTGGAAACCAGGAATTGAAACTACAGGTGCACCTTCTTCAGCTGTCATGGAAGATTCAAGCACTGATACCCAAGTTGTTGAGGAGGAAACTGCAGGGATGGccgataataaaaatttgaatccCAAAATTGAAGCAACTATGGAGGAGACTCATGACAATGATGCTGTGAAGGGGGTTACACCCAATTCTGAAAAGGATTCAGTTTCAACAGAAAAAGATGCCATTCTAAATGCAACCTCCAATCTTTTAGATGGGCAAGCACAAATTTCTGTTGATGGAAAAAATGCATCATTGGACAATGAAGAGGTTGGAAGTCCTGGAATTGAAGGTATGGACACTGAtgcttttaatgaaaatttttatttttcagtgGAAGAACTGCAGGCAACTTTCGAGACAGCCAATGGAAGCACTGAAAATCACTATGATGCATTTGCAGATATGCAATCCTCGCAACAACCAAATCAGGTAGTTGTTGGAGGTGAAATTCTGGCAACAGAGGACAAGATGCTTCTGAATtctataaaagataatttaataaCTGCAGACTGCTTAGACCAGAGAGTGTCTCATTGTTCTGCTCAGGGTCATTCAGATGTAGAGCCAGAAAGTGCTGAACAAGCTGGTATACAGAAGGAGCAAGGTAAGATTGAGACCTCTAATGGTAGCACTATAAATCGCAGTAACATGTCTTTAGATTCCACAACTTCATGTCAGCCAGCTCAAGCAGttgttgatgatgaagttACAGAAATGGATGTTAAGGTTCATTCAGATCCTAATTCTAAGGGTCTAGTTCACATGCAATTGGATGTAATGTTATCTTCCTCAGGAAACAACCGGCTGTTAGAGACTGAGGCAGACCATGAAAAAGGGGATATCCAAACCACTTCAACGTGCAAGGGTAAGGTTCTAACTTCTTCTGCCAAGGTTTCAGAGCCTGTTGAAACAGACCAAGAGTTGAAGCTGGAAAATTGTTTAGATAAGAGTGCAGTTTGTGATCCTGCCGAAGGTAATTCAAGTATGGGGTACCTGATGGATGACCAAGAACAAATTACTCAAGTTGAAGAGCTTGGaggagaagagaaaaaggttACAGAACAACACTCAAAGGCTGCAAGTGTTGGTGCAAGCACAGAAACTGATTCCAAATTACTGGATGGAGGGCAAATTGTTGTAGTGAATAATGACATGACTGTGGCTTCCAATACTGAACTTGCGGTGCCTGCTGAAGGGAAGCAACATCTGATGACTGAAGAAGGATTGGATGAAAGTGCATGTAATGATGTATTTGATATTGAATCAGATCTGGGAAAAGAAACAGCAGCCCAAGAGCATATTGAAGAGGACCAACAGCTGAAGTTTGAAGAAGGGTTGGATGAAACTGCAAGTCATGATGTATTTGATATTGAATCAGATATGGGAAAACTAACAGCAGCCCAAGAACATGTTGAAGAGGATCAACATCTAAAGTTTGAAGAAGGGTTGGAAGAAAATGCTAGTCATGATGTATTTGATATTGAATCAGATATTGGAAGACAAACAGCAGACCAAGAACATGATGCAGAGGTCCAACAGATTGCCTTGCATGAAGGGCAAGAAATTGAAGCTGAACAGCCAAAGACCACTGATGATAAGCAAGAAGCAGCTCTACCTCCTGAAAACACAGTAAAAGCATATCAAGCTACTTATCAGCTACCGCCAGATGATGAAGGTGAGTTCAGTGTATCTGATTTGGTATGGGGTAAAGTGAGAAGCCATCCATGGTGGCCTGGACAGATTTTTGATCCTTCAGATGCCTCTGAGAAGGCaatgaaatattataaaaggGATTGCTTTTTGGTAGCATATTTTGGGGATCGAACATTTGCATGGAATGAGGCATCTCTGCTAAAACCTTTCAGGTCAAACTTCTCTCTGGTTGAGAAGCAGAGCAATTCAGAAATATTCCAAAATGCTGTTGATTGTGCTTTGGAAGAAGTATCAAGAAGGGTAGAGTTTGGATTGGCTTGCTCATGCCTGCCAAGAAACATGTatgacaaaattaaatttcagatAGTAGAAAATGCTGGAATCCGCCAAGAATCTAGTGTAAGAGATAGTGTGGACGAATCCTTGCATGCTGATGTATTTGGACCTGATAAATTAGTGGAGTATATGAAAGCATTAGGACAATCTCCAGCTGGTGGGGCTGATCGACTGGAGCTTGTCATTGCCAAATCTCAGTTGCTTTCATTTTATCGCTTGAAGGGTTATTCTCAACTGCCTGAATTTCAATTTTGTGGAGGATTGTTAGAGAATGCGGACACATTACCTGTTGAGGATGAAGTGACTGAGGGTGCATCTGCTCTTTACAAGGATGATGGGCAAAGTTCATCTGGTCAGGAAATTTTACAGACTCAAAGAAGCTCTTATCACAAACGGAAGCATAATTTGAAGGATACTATCTATCCTaggaagaaagagagaagcTTGTCTGAATTAATGGATGACTCATGGGATTCTGTAGATGATGAAATTGGTGCTGATGGGAAACCTAGTAATAAGTTACTTTCACCGTCTTCTGGGAAGAAGCGGAGGGGCTCTGATTCCTTTGCTGATGATGCAGCTATGATAGAAGGGAGGAAAACTATCTCCCTTGCAAAAGTGTCCACTCCTGTTACTCTTCCTAAACCTTCCTTCAAGATTGGTGAATGCATTCGTAGAGTTGCGAGCCAGATGACTGGGTCTCCCTCTATATTGAGGCCCAATAGCCAAAAGCCAGATGGAGGCAGTGATGGACTTGTTGGTGATGGATCTGACATATTGATCCAGCATTCTGAGGATCTTGAGATGAGGAGAATGAATGTTCCGACAGAATACTCGTCATTAGATGAATTGCTATCACAGCTTCTCTTGGCTGCTCGAGATCCTTTGAAAGGATATAGTTTCTTGACTGTCATCATTAGTTTTTTCTCGGATTTCCGGAACACAGTGATTATGGAGAAGCATCATGATAAAGTAGGTGGTAAAAGGAGACCAGCATTACCGTCCATTAGTGGTTCTCCTGAAACATTCGAATTTGAGGATATGAATGACACTTATTGGACAGACCGGGTTATTCATAATGGTTCAGAAGAGCAACCACCACGAAAAAGTAGAAAGCGGGATACCCATCTTGTGTCCGTGAACCTGGATAAGCCCCTTAACAGGTCAAATTCTAGGAAGCGTTATTCTGATGGTAATGGTGGTCTGTCATCAGAGAAACCAGTTGGTTATTCGGATGAGAATGCACCAGCTGAACTAGTAATGCATTTTCCTGTGGTGGATTCTGTTCCTTCAGAAACATCCCTCAATAAGATGTTTAGGCGCTTTGGGCCTTTAAAAGAGTATGAGACAGAAACAGATAAGGATACCAACCGTGCCAGAGTTGTTTTCAAGAAGTGTTCAGATGCAGAAGCCGCTTATGGAAGTGCTCCAAAGTTCAACATTTTTGGTTCAACTCTTGTAAATTACCAGCTTAACTATACTATATCTGTGCCATTCAAAACTCAGCCAGTGGCCACACTCCCAGGAGAGGAAGATGAAACACTATTTCTACAGTTTTGA